The genomic region CAAATGATCGGGTCGTGGGCAGGCGAGCTTGGTCAGACGCAATTTCTGCCGCAGCACTATCTGAACTACGGCGTCGATTTCGATGGCGATGGCCGCGTCGATCTCATTCGCGACAACGCCGACGTGATCGGCTCGACGGCGAACTTCCTTAAGTCGATGGGATGGAAGCGTGGTGAGCCGTGGCTGGAACAGGTTCGCATCACCAAGGATCTGCCTTGGGACAAAGCCGATCTGGCGATCAAGCTGCCGCGCTCGCAATGGGTGGCGTGGGGCGTCGAGGGCGTCGGCAAGCCGCTGCCTGCCGACAATCTCCCGGCGTCGCTCGTGCTGCCGATGGGACGGCATGGACCGGCGTTCCTGGCGTACCCGAATTTCGACGTTTACACGCAGTGGAACCAGTCTCTGACGTATGCCCTGACGGCGGCGCATCTTGCCGCCCGCATGGCCGGTGCGCCGAACCTGACGCGGGCTGACGGCAACGTCGCGTCGCTCAGCTACGAGCAGATCAAAGAGGTTCAGAGCCTGTTGAAGCGCCGTGGCCTGGATGTCGGAGAGGTTGACGGCAAGCTCGGCGCCAACACGCGCGCAGCCGTGAAAACGATGCAGATGAAGTTCGGGCTGCCGGCGGACAGCTATCCGACGGCGGACCTGCTGACAGCGCTGAGAGAGCGGAGTTAAGGCTTTACGTTGGCGCGTGCGACTCCGCCTAGCGGAACCGGCCGCACGCGCGGATTCCAGGCTGACACCCGTGGAGGATTATGCCGGTAGCGCCGCCGGCCGGCTCGCGAAACGCGTGTCGGCGGCGCCAACAATCAGTGCAGCTTGACCTGCGGTTCAGTCCGACGCGTCAGGAGGCGCGACAGGGTGTCGAGGAAGACCTTCACGTATCCGTGCAAGGCGATCTCGTGCATTTTGTATAGCGACCGGTACATGATCTTCGCGAACCAGCCTTCGATGCGCAGCGACTTGCCGTCGATGAAGCCCATCAGGTTGCCGACAGTCGAATACTTGCCGAGCGACACAAGCGAACCGAAATCTCGATACTTGAAAGGTGCGAGCTTCGTCTCGCCATTCATGCGGCGCTGAATTTGCGTGACGAGATGACTCGATTCCTGGTGTGCCGCCTGGGCGCGCGGTGGGATTGGCGCCGTTTCGCCTTCGGGCACCAGATAGGCTGCGTCGCCGATGACGAAAATGTTGTCGTCAACGGTCGTCTGCAACGTCGGCTTCACGACGAGCGTGTTCATGCGGCTGACTTCGAGGCCGTCGAGGTTCGAGAGGACTTCGGGACCTTTGACGCCCGCGGCCCAAACTACCAGCTCGGATGGGATGAAATCGCCATTCGCCAGCGTCACGCCTTCCTTGCTGACGTTCGTCACGGCGCTGCCGGTGCGAACTTCGACGCCGATGCTGTGCAAGATGTTCGTTGTCGCTTTGGAGAGACGCTCAGGCAGCGCGGGCAGAATGCGTGGCGCGGCTTCGATCAACGTGATCTTGAAGTCTTTCTCGGGATCGATTTTGTCGAGACCGAATTCCACGAGGCCGCGCGCTGCGTGATGCAACTCCGCCGACAGTTCCGTGCCCGTCGCGCCGGCGCCGATGATGGCAACGTGCAATTGGCCGTCTCTGATGGGGCCAGGCTGCGCATAGGCGCGCACGCACGCATTCAGGATGCGGCGGTTGAAACGCTCGGCCTGCTCAGGCGTGTCGAGCATGATCGCATTTTCTTTGACGCCCGGCGTACGGAAGTCGTTCGAGATGCTGCCCACAGCGATCACCAGCGTGTCGTAGGGGAACCAGCGATCCGGCGTGATCTCGCGACCGTCCTCGTCGTACGTCGCGCCGAGGTGAACGCGCTTGCCCGCGCGGTCGAGACCGATCATCTCGCCGTAGCGGTAACGAAAACCGTGCCAATGACCTTGCGCTTGATAAGGCAACTCGTGGCGGCCCGTGTCCATGCTGCCAGCCGCGATTTCGTGGAGAAGCGGCTTCCAGATGTGGGTGCGAGCACGGTCGACCAGAGTGACTTCCGCTTTACCGGATTTTCCGAGCTTGTTTCCGAGCTGCGTTGCGAGTTCAAGACCGCCGGCGCCGCCTCCAACGATGACGATGCGGTAGGGGTGCTTTTCGTCGGTCACGCTTTCGGCTTGAGTGGTGGTCGCGGGGGGGAGCGAATTCATCTTGGCCTCATGCGCATGTCATGGCGGCGGTCCTAGGAGCGTAAGTCTCCGCCGGTCGCCTTTTTAACATCGGTAACTATTTTTTTCGTGATCGTTTCAATAGCCTGATCCGTGAGGGTTTCCGTCGCAGGTTGGATTGTTACCTCTATCGCAACCGACTTCTTGCCCTCGGCGGCGAGACTGCCGCCTTCGAATACGTCGAACACATTCACCGCCCTGATCAAGGCTTTATCGGAATTCGCGGC from Hyphomicrobium sp. MC1 harbors:
- a CDS encoding NAD(P)/FAD-dependent oxidoreductase, with the translated sequence MNSLPPATTTQAESVTDEKHPYRIVIVGGGAGGLELATQLGNKLGKSGKAEVTLVDRARTHIWKPLLHEIAAGSMDTGRHELPYQAQGHWHGFRYRYGEMIGLDRAGKRVHLGATYDEDGREITPDRWFPYDTLVIAVGSISNDFRTPGVKENAIMLDTPEQAERFNRRILNACVRAYAQPGPIRDGQLHVAIIGAGATGTELSAELHHAARGLVEFGLDKIDPEKDFKITLIEAAPRILPALPERLSKATTNILHSIGVEVRTGSAVTNVSKEGVTLANGDFIPSELVVWAAGVKGPEVLSNLDGLEVSRMNTLVVKPTLQTTVDDNIFVIGDAAYLVPEGETAPIPPRAQAAHQESSHLVTQIQRRMNGETKLAPFKYRDFGSLVSLGKYSTVGNLMGFIDGKSLRIEGWFAKIMYRSLYKMHEIALHGYVKVFLDTLSRLLTRRTEPQVKLH
- a CDS encoding lytic murein transglycosylase, whose amino-acid sequence is MRAGFIVSAIASFMLAGLSAGAHAENTPPPPANKRNCQNTVPFNQWLADFKRDAIAQGIRPETIEETIGGLTPDQGTIARDRKQGFFSQTFIDFYFKLATKNREQTGKTYLKRYKAIFDRAEQQYGVPGPVITGFWALESDFGGGMGKLSILRSLMTLAWDCRRGDFFRGELIAAMKIVERGDLTPDQMIGSWAGELGQTQFLPQHYLNYGVDFDGDGRVDLIRDNADVIGSTANFLKSMGWKRGEPWLEQVRITKDLPWDKADLAIKLPRSQWVAWGVEGVGKPLPADNLPASLVLPMGRHGPAFLAYPNFDVYTQWNQSLTYALTAAHLAARMAGAPNLTRADGNVASLSYEQIKEVQSLLKRRGLDVGEVDGKLGANTRAAVKTMQMKFGLPADSYPTADLLTALRERS